The following are from one region of the Veillonella nakazawae genome:
- a CDS encoding Asp23/Gls24 family envelope stress response protein, with protein sequence MSSDNQLNYGLDMDTIDIADSVIIDVATKTLATIPGIHSLSPRFYDELVEGITHAFGQRSLPGINVKHRKGFIEINIYIKALYGYNLIELSKQLQLEIKQTLKNMLDLDHVKVDVHIEGIVKEKEPTPHGN encoded by the coding sequence ATGAGTTCAGACAATCAATTAAACTATGGATTAGATATGGATACCATTGATATTGCAGATTCTGTCATCATCGATGTAGCTACTAAAACGTTAGCTACGATTCCAGGTATTCATTCTTTAAGCCCTCGCTTTTACGATGAATTAGTAGAGGGCATTACACATGCCTTTGGTCAACGTAGTTTACCGGGTATCAATGTTAAACATCGTAAAGGTTTTATTGAAATCAATATTTATATTAAAGCCTTGTATGGATACAATCTTATTGAATTATCCAAACAATTGCAGTTAGAAATCAAACAAACCTTAAAGAATATGCTTGATCTTGATCATGTTAAGGTTGATGTTCATATTGAAGGTATTGTTAAAGAAAAGGAGCCAACTCCACATGGTAATTAA
- a CDS encoding Asp23/Gls24 family envelope stress response protein has translation MTKKNTELESGKIKISEDVYATIVTMAALETKGIHHMSSTFNDGVNTFFRRKSDHEGVKISFNDEGAISVTLYVCIQYGYRIPDVALRLQERIKTALVSYTEIEVQTIDVVVQDIIFDDLVTPSQP, from the coding sequence ATGACCAAGAAAAATACTGAACTAGAGTCGGGTAAAATTAAGATTAGTGAAGATGTATATGCTACGATTGTCACTATGGCAGCACTTGAAACAAAGGGTATACATCATATGAGCTCCACCTTTAATGATGGTGTTAATACCTTCTTTAGACGTAAATCTGATCATGAAGGTGTTAAGATATCATTTAATGATGAAGGGGCAATTTCTGTTACTTTATATGTTTGCATTCAATATGGGTACCGTATCCCTGATGTGGCCTTACGTTTACAAGAACGTATCAAAACAGCTTTAGTTTCTTATACAGAAATTGAGGTACAAACCATTGATGTAGTGGTACAAGACATTATTTTTGATGATTTAGTAACACCATCACAGCCTTAG
- the efp gene encoding elongation factor P, with product MISSNDFRPGVTVEIDGNVWQVVDFQHVKPGKGAAFVRTKMKNLQTGSVVERTFNAGEKVPKAHVDRRRMQYLYESDGAYTFMDNETYDQVELNLEQLGDAKNFLLENMEVSIMFFQGIVIGIDLPVAVELRVVETDPGIRGDTATGGNKPAVLETGYTVKVPLFIEVDDVLRIDTRTGQYIERA from the coding sequence ATGATTTCCAGTAATGATTTTCGTCCAGGTGTAACCGTTGAAATCGACGGTAATGTATGGCAAGTAGTTGATTTCCAACACGTTAAACCAGGTAAAGGTGCTGCATTCGTACGTACTAAAATGAAAAATTTGCAAACTGGTTCTGTAGTAGAACGTACGTTCAATGCTGGTGAAAAAGTTCCTAAAGCACATGTTGACCGTCGTCGTATGCAATACTTATACGAATCTGATGGCGCTTACACATTCATGGATAACGAAACTTATGATCAAGTTGAACTTAACCTTGAACAACTAGGTGATGCTAAAAACTTCCTTCTTGAAAATATGGAAGTATCCATCATGTTCTTCCAAGGTATCGTAATCGGTATCGATTTACCTGTAGCTGTTGAACTTCGAGTAGTTGAAACAGATCCTGGTATCCGTGGTGATACTGCTACTGGTGGTAACAAACCAGCTGTATTGGAAACAGGCTACACTGTAAAAGTACCTCTCTTCATTGAAGTAGATGATGTACTTCGTATTGATACTCGTACAGGTCAATACATCGAACGTGCCTAA
- a CDS encoding M24 family metallopeptidase → MNGLNLLQQYIKEQELTGVILMSPINLHYFAGFTGTTGFAIITQDKAFMITDFRYTEQATKQCEGYTVIQYESSVMDTLVDIFNEHHIHEGLFGIEGKQMPVDTYETLCDTLDERFNFTSINFAKLRAVKREDELELLRKAAKIGDDAFAALLPQLKVGMTENEARIILETEMLKRGSEEPSFATIVASGNRSSMPHGVASDKVIEAGDFVTFDFGSVYKGYHSDMTRTIVMGPASELQKKLYSIVLEAQKRGVAAVRAGITGKELDAVCRDYIKEHGYTKEFNHGTGHGVGLEIHEEPVANTKSDTVFTENMIITVEPGIYITGTIGLRIEDSVIVKSDGYEVLTHSPKELIEIGI, encoded by the coding sequence ATGAATGGTTTAAATCTGCTACAACAGTATATTAAAGAGCAAGAATTAACAGGCGTCATTTTGATGAGCCCTATAAATTTACATTATTTTGCTGGTTTTACTGGTACTACAGGCTTTGCTATCATTACACAAGATAAAGCCTTTATGATTACTGATTTCAGATATACTGAGCAAGCTACAAAACAATGTGAAGGATATACAGTCATTCAATATGAATCCTCTGTTATGGATACTCTTGTAGATATATTCAATGAGCATCATATTCACGAAGGTTTATTCGGTATTGAAGGCAAGCAAATGCCGGTAGATACGTATGAAACCTTATGTGATACATTAGATGAACGCTTTAATTTTACTTCTATCAATTTTGCTAAACTACGAGCAGTTAAACGAGAAGATGAATTAGAATTATTGCGAAAAGCTGCTAAAATTGGTGACGACGCCTTTGCTGCATTATTACCACAATTAAAGGTAGGAATGACAGAAAACGAAGCGCGCATCATATTAGAAACAGAAATGTTAAAACGTGGATCAGAGGAGCCTTCCTTTGCAACCATCGTTGCTTCTGGTAACCGTTCTAGTATGCCTCATGGTGTAGCTAGTGATAAGGTCATTGAAGCAGGTGATTTTGTTACCTTCGACTTTGGCTCCGTATATAAGGGTTACCATTCCGATATGACTAGAACTATTGTAATGGGTCCTGCCTCTGAATTACAAAAAAAGCTGTATAGTATAGTTTTAGAAGCACAAAAACGCGGCGTAGCTGCTGTTCGGGCTGGTATTACTGGTAAAGAACTCGATGCAGTATGTCGTGATTATATCAAAGAACATGGATATACCAAGGAATTTAATCATGGTACTGGTCATGGCGTAGGTCTCGAGATTCACGAAGAACCAGTGGCTAATACAAAATCCGATACGGTATTTACAGAAAATATGATCATTACGGTAGAGCCTGGTATTTATATTACAGGTACTATCGGATTGAGAATAGAGGATAGTGTCATCGTCAAATCTGACGGCTATGAGGTGTTGACACATAGTCCAAAAGAGTTAATTGAAATAGGTATTTAG
- a CDS encoding pseudouridine synthase, translating into MRLDKLLANKAYGSRKEVHQLLKDQRVTINGEITTKKDIHVDIESDVITVDGQVVNTKQQYYVKFHKPKGYVTAVEDAKHPVVMDLLPPEYIKMGIVPVGRLDKDTEGLLLLTNDGVWGHSIINGNKHVSKVYYVEYDGELTEEGIQRIKEGIVLGDGTHCKPALIDVVSSQSLHITIEEGKYHQVKRMIGAAGGTVTYLKRLTIGHIDLTGIEEVGSVQDLTIGDIEAFKK; encoded by the coding sequence ATGCGACTCGATAAATTATTAGCTAATAAAGCTTATGGCAGTCGAAAAGAAGTTCATCAACTCTTAAAGGACCAAAGAGTTACTATTAATGGTGAAATAACAACAAAAAAAGATATCCACGTTGATATTGAATCTGATGTAATAACAGTTGATGGTCAAGTGGTTAATACTAAGCAGCAGTATTATGTAAAATTTCATAAACCCAAAGGCTATGTAACAGCTGTGGAGGATGCAAAGCATCCCGTTGTAATGGATTTATTGCCCCCTGAATATATTAAAATGGGGATAGTTCCTGTGGGAAGATTAGACAAGGATACAGAAGGATTACTGTTGCTTACCAATGATGGTGTTTGGGGACACTCAATCATCAATGGTAATAAACATGTATCCAAGGTTTATTACGTAGAATATGATGGTGAGTTAACAGAAGAAGGAATTCAACGTATAAAAGAGGGGATTGTACTAGGTGACGGAACCCATTGCAAGCCTGCTTTAATTGATGTTGTATCTTCTCAATCTCTGCATATTACCATTGAAGAAGGCAAATATCATCAAGTAAAACGTATGATTGGTGCAGCAGGCGGTACTGTTACATATTTAAAACGGTTAACTATAGGCCATATAGATTTAACAGGCATAGAAGAGGTTGGTTCTGTACAGGACTTAACCATTGGTGATATAGAGGCTTTCAAAAAATAG
- a CDS encoding histidine phosphatase family protein, with product MKTLYIVRHGETDWNKMGKYQGITDIPLNENGLNQAKACANALKDVTFDRILSSDLSRALVTAETIRGDRTTSITVDKRLRELNFGDWEAMLFSDIEARWPGLIDEMYLRPHLVKVPNGESFKDLQDRAWAGLEEFLNVNDEEETLLIACHGGTIRTLLCKLLDISISHCWNFSQGNTAINRIFYNGMGEYDHNILNLLNDTAHVELLQGHV from the coding sequence ATGAAGACATTATATATTGTGCGTCATGGTGAAACCGATTGGAATAAAATGGGGAAATATCAAGGTATTACAGATATTCCCCTCAATGAAAACGGTTTGAATCAAGCTAAAGCATGTGCTAATGCCCTTAAAGATGTTACCTTTGACCGTATCTTATCTAGTGATTTAAGTCGTGCCTTAGTTACAGCCGAAACGATTCGAGGTGACCGCACAACATCTATCACAGTAGATAAACGATTGCGAGAGCTTAATTTTGGTGACTGGGAAGCTATGCTATTTTCAGACATTGAAGCACGTTGGCCCGGCCTTATTGATGAGATGTATTTGCGGCCTCATCTTGTAAAAGTACCAAATGGCGAAAGCTTTAAAGATTTGCAAGATCGTGCCTGGGCAGGTCTGGAAGAATTCCTCAATGTTAATGATGAAGAAGAGACTCTTTTAATAGCATGTCATGGCGGAACAATTAGAACCTTATTATGTAAATTATTAGATATTTCTATTAGTCATTGTTGGAATTTTAGCCAAGGTAATACAGCTATTAATCGTATTTTCTATAATGGTATGGGCGAATACGATCATAATATTTTGAATTTGCTCAATGATACAGCTCATGTTGAATTACTCCAAGGACATGTATGA
- a CDS encoding pyridoxal phosphate-dependent aminotransferase: MSKIHGGNIFQFAHEQGIEPYEVVDFSANINPLGPSQRGLDALNAQLRYISHYPDATNDDVLNAIADTYGMDKHQIIVGNGAAELLYAICRLPGYTGAFVPAPGFSEYKEALEASKIPVRDIFYRPREDDNGKPYFEVPYLALETFAAELKGQDGRIIVFLGNPNNPDGTLLDKDHIRTVASMLKDANSLLVIDESFIDFVGNDPLQDNEHSMRSLVNEFDNIIVVHSFTKFYAVPGLRIGAAFANETLITQLQQYIPSWSVNTLAQAYTKSALNDVDYIKRTKQELNDEKAFMYNALDAIEGITVYPPSANFMLFQVNQEGITANYINEELKKYNMIVRNCDSYVGLTNHWVRIAIKDHDTNIKLVDKLTDILKV, from the coding sequence ATGTCTAAGATACATGGGGGCAATATATTTCAATTTGCCCATGAACAAGGAATTGAACCATATGAGGTGGTCGACTTTAGCGCTAATATTAATCCCCTTGGACCTAGTCAACGTGGATTAGACGCATTAAATGCACAATTGCGCTACATTTCTCATTACCCTGATGCTACCAATGATGATGTATTAAATGCTATTGCTGATACATATGGAATGGATAAACATCAAATTATAGTTGGTAATGGTGCAGCCGAGCTATTATATGCTATTTGCCGTTTACCTGGATATACAGGTGCTTTTGTACCAGCACCAGGATTTTCTGAGTATAAAGAGGCTCTTGAAGCAAGTAAGATTCCTGTACGTGATATTTTTTATCGACCTCGGGAAGATGATAATGGAAAACCTTATTTTGAGGTACCATATTTGGCATTAGAAACCTTTGCAGCTGAACTAAAAGGGCAAGATGGTCGCATCATTGTATTTTTAGGTAATCCTAATAATCCAGATGGTACATTACTTGATAAAGATCATATTCGCACTGTAGCGAGCATGTTGAAAGATGCAAATAGCTTACTTGTTATAGATGAATCATTTATCGATTTTGTTGGAAATGATCCATTACAAGATAATGAGCATTCTATGCGCTCTTTAGTAAATGAATTCGATAATATCATCGTAGTTCATTCCTTCACAAAATTCTATGCTGTACCTGGTTTACGCATTGGTGCCGCTTTTGCTAACGAAACATTAATTACTCAATTACAGCAATATATTCCTAGTTGGTCTGTAAACACATTAGCGCAAGCATATACAAAGTCTGCCTTGAATGATGTGGATTACATTAAGCGAACAAAACAAGAATTAAATGACGAAAAAGCATTCATGTACAATGCATTAGATGCTATAGAAGGAATTACTGTATATCCACCTTCAGCTAATTTTATGTTGTTCCAAGTTAATCAAGAAGGAATTACAGCAAACTATATTAATGAAGAGCTAAAAAAATATAATATGATTGTGCGCAATTGTGACTCCTATGTAGGTTTAACTAATCACTGGGTACGCATTGCTATTAAAGATCATGATACTAATATTAAACTGGTGGATAAACTGACAGATATTTTGAAAGTATAG
- a CDS encoding GHMP kinase encodes MTYYVRAPGTCGEFLQGSINEQSFLVTCPINRYSYALSNVKHPFSQQYCALQPKSAKARQLVQRLLQKNNKDQSCPPVYVRSDIIQGKGMASSSADISVTAMATALAMDYNLSLKELEQICLSVEPTDASFYQGVTQFDYIKGTISQPLGMCPPLKILVFDEGGSIDTITFNQQVDLQAKILEKEPIIRESLDLFKRGLHTHDINLIGQAATLSAFGNQRILYKANLYDFHDIGNYYNSVGTIIAHSGTIMGLLFPVDYGRIDDCKQEIMRKLPELSYVDTVETTNEGLTYIKR; translated from the coding sequence GTGACCTATTATGTAAGAGCCCCAGGTACATGTGGGGAATTTCTACAAGGTTCTATTAATGAACAGTCATTTTTAGTGACTTGTCCTATTAATCGTTACTCCTACGCATTAAGTAATGTAAAACATCCATTTTCACAGCAGTATTGTGCATTACAACCTAAATCTGCTAAGGCAAGACAATTAGTACAACGGCTATTGCAAAAAAATAATAAAGACCAATCTTGTCCACCTGTATATGTACGTTCTGATATTATACAAGGAAAGGGGATGGCTTCAAGTTCTGCGGATATTTCTGTAACGGCTATGGCTACTGCTTTAGCTATGGATTATAATTTATCACTAAAAGAATTAGAGCAAATCTGTTTATCCGTAGAACCTACAGATGCTTCATTTTACCAAGGTGTAACGCAGTTTGATTATATTAAGGGTACCATTTCTCAACCACTAGGAATGTGTCCGCCATTGAAAATTCTTGTATTTGATGAAGGCGGTAGTATAGATACCATTACCTTTAATCAACAAGTAGATTTACAAGCTAAAATTTTAGAAAAAGAGCCTATTATACGTGAATCACTAGATTTATTTAAACGAGGCTTACATACACATGATATTAATTTAATTGGTCAAGCAGCTACATTGAGTGCTTTTGGTAATCAACGCATACTGTATAAAGCAAACTTATATGATTTTCACGATATAGGTAATTACTATAACAGTGTTGGTACAATCATAGCTCATAGTGGTACCATTATGGGACTGCTATTTCCAGTAGATTACGGTCGCATCGATGATTGTAAGCAAGAAATCATGCGTAAATTACCAGAGCTATCCTATGTGGATACAGTAGAAACCACAAATGAAGGATTAACCTATATTAAACGATAA